A region of the Haematobia irritans isolate KBUSLIRL chromosome 5, ASM5000362v1, whole genome shotgun sequence genome:
ttttgtcaaaattttatttctatagaaaggttccGAAAAACCACCCACTAGTTTCAATTAGAAATGTGCACgtaagtaatagtttactcacgctcgcgcacactcacgcacgatattgtttggtaggactcaccctcacgcacactcacgaagctaaaatttgtactcacgcacgaaaatgtcgtgactcacgaaaaatacagtaactcacgaaaaataccgtaactcacgaaaaatattgtgactCACGAAGAATCTTTTGAGTAATGtgccttagcgacgtgtctgaaaacatgagcattattaaaatcgagagcgttattacactctccaCATCTAAGGggtcaataaaattgtaaatgaggttaactcttaagcgttttcttggtgagcgggatttttttcgtgagcataAATCTTtacacacgcacactcacgaagataatattttcgtgactcacgctcacgcacgacttttgggtttgttaatcacgctcacgcacactcacgctgttcccatgagcgtgactcaagaCTCACgcttgagtcacgaaaattttcgtgaatcacgacaatttcgtgtcacgtccaCACctctagattccatatataggcACTGTTGCCATTCGTGTCAAAcataaactaccaaaatttcgAGAGAATATtaccaaaaacctaccaaacaaaaaattttattttacaaaattttatttctttagaatcttttgtcaaaattttatttctgtaggaaattttgtcaaaatattatttttttttttaaattttgtcaaaattttatttctatagaaaatttatgaagtacattGGAGCAAAACATCagtaattctatcaatctaccaagccgtaaaaaatctaccattttttgtagaattctaccaacggtGGCAACAGGTTATATAGGCCGGTATTTTAAAACCGAAAAATCTGTCCTTAAAAGATCCGATTTTTTTTATCACTTTAGCTTTCTTCCTTAGTCACTTCGCCATAAATTACTCTAACTGACCCTTTCCCTCGCGATCATATCCCAGCATTCTGAGGGAAGTCGTCGTTACAGTCCATTTTTCAATGCCATCTTACCTAAACCAAGGCCAATTAATATTAAGGTTACATTCACTGTTGATGTTTGGAAATCCATGGATTGCCTCAAATGTAGATAAAGGATGTACATGAAAAGAGCTGCAtttaaaatgatgaaaataGCAAAACACACTAGCCAAGGTATCAGCAAACGATGACGTTTCTATGAAGgaataccaaaaaataaaattaaggatGTTCGCTCTACTGATATGTGGTATGTTACTTACCTTGACCGTTCCCAGAATAAGAAGAAAAGATGTAATCACATCgactacactgagaaaaaaatataagcaAATAACACTAATGACAACtggaaaagtaaataaaaaataaattattataaggTTTGAATAGTaaactatttaaatatttaattatttatttattttatttataactaaaataaaataattatttaaaaatattttcttttcggTTTATTCGTTTTAagtattttatacatttttttgagaaacaatataaattgaattttaatttcaatagtttaattttttttatgaaaaatctactCACCATTACGAATCCCCAAATTCGTGTGTGGCGTTAAAATTTGTCTTTCCACTATTTGCACAAGATAATCCAAACGTTCAAAGGCCACGGACAAAAGTATACCGAAAATTAGGCCAACTATCAAAGTGAACCAGCCAATTGTAAGACCCACTTTGGTCAAACGACAAccacaaatattttccatattcttaggaaaagttaaatttaaataattttatttataaaatagttTCTTATATCGATAatcaaattaaaagtaaaagtaaATAGCTTTTCAaatatctttaattttttttaaaaatacatttttataggtAAATGataaaattgcaactaaattaTTTAGAATTACATCTATGCATTGCAAGATAATTTGCTCACACTTTTAAAGACATAAGGATAGCTCGAATAATACGAAggagaaaaattttacacaaaatataaaatacaaataaatgttatatctttatatatactaaaatattttattactattttgttgttattttttaaaacaaaattatgaaatgcgctctttttataattatttatataacataTTTATTTAAACGGAAAATCGAATTATGATGGTGCAAAAATAtagtacaaaaaatattatttatatatatttgtatgatATTAATATgctttatatattaaaatatattttttttattgtatatatatatttaaataattttttatttttcataataaaacaagcgtatatacggccgtaagctcggccaggccgaagcttatgtaccctccagcatggattgcgtagaaacttctactgaagactgtcatccacaatcgaattacttgacaacattttttttgacaacattttctaaagaagtaaaatttcgaaaaaattttctagagatataaaatttgaaaaaaatttctatagaaataaatgtttgacaaaattttctatagaaataaatgtttgacaaaattttctatataaatacaattttgacaaaattttctatagaaataaaattttgacaaaattttctatagaaataacattttgacaatgttttccataaaaataaaattttggtagattatttttgggtcgagtggcaaccatgaatatgaaccgatatggaccaatttatgtttgattggggatcggctgtatataactatagaccgatatggaccaattttggcatggatattagcggccttatactaacaccacgttgcaaatttcaaccagatcggatgaattttgctcctccaagaggctccggaggacaaatctgggaatggatttatatgggggctatatataattatggaccgatatggaccaatttttgcatggtcattggagaacatataccaataccatgtaccaaatttcagtcggatcggatgaaatttgcttctcttagaggctccgcaagccaaatcgggggatcggtttatatgggagctatatataattatagaccgatttggaccaatttttgcatggtttttagagaccatatactaacaccatgtaccaaatttcagccggatcggatgaaatttggttctcttagaggctccgcaagccaaatcgggggatcggtttatatgggggctaaatgtaattatggaccgatatgggccaatttttccatggttgttaaagaccatatactaacaccatatacgaaatttcagccggatcggatgaaatttgcttctcttagagcgatcgcaagccaaatttgggggtccgtttatatgggggctatacgtaaaagtggaccgataaggaccaatttttgcatggttgttagagaccatatgctaacaccatgtaccaaatttcagtcggatcggaagaaatttgcctctcttagagcaatcgcaagccaaatttgggggtccgtttatatgggggctatacgtaaaagtggaccgatatggcccatttgcaataccatccgacctacatcaataacaactacttgtgccaagtttcaagtcgatagcttgtttcgttcggaagatagcgtgatttcaacagacagacggacggaccgacggacatgctcagatcgactcagtatttcaccacgacccagaatatatatactctatgtggtcttagagcaatatttcgatgtgttacaaacggaatgacaaagttaatatacccccatcctatggtagagggtataataattaaatgcgctcgttttatatttatttatataaaatattttttttatatagaaaatgtaattaaacctaaaaagttaaattaaaattaaaaaaccctATATtgtacaatttcaattaaattatttagaatTATATAGGCattgaaagaaaattgtccCATATTTTCCAAATAGAAGGACAGCCAGAAAAATTGTACACATAATTTATTATACAACAAGATATTTTTACTTtaaataaacatatataaaaactactttttattttactaaacttaattaaataagaaaataaatttaatctaAATTACATGGAAGACTGTCAATCTACCaagccgtatttttttttttttaacatcttcTATTGGTCCATGGCttggttatttaaaataaataaataaatttaatattttatatatatattaatttttatatatattaaattttattacaaataaaattatttttttataattaagaaATTCCCAAACTGAAAATTGCTTGGTACCACAATATCAAACATTACACCTACACACCCTAATACATAACGTTGATATTATCTTGTTCTCTGCTCTCTTCTCTCTGTAAGAGCATTTTCGAATAACATCTCAAAAGGAGCAAATGAAAAAGTTGCAATAGAAAGGAAAGAGAAATTTCTAACAAGTTCATGGATCATttgcgtacactcaaaaaattaaatccaacaaaaaaaactttaggttaattttagaaaatttcaactaaactgtattacaaacgatggtatgaatgaaaaaaagtaaatatttgtcgaTAAATTCAAGACATTTCCATTATACgtatttcatttcttttctcttattaagagaaattttttatgttgaaaacaaacaaaaaatgtgagCACGAATTTATGGAAATGTCTTTAAGGTCATATgaagttcaaaaacaaaatttaggcaaatttaagaaaatttcaactaaactatattacaaacACCGCTATGacaaaggtaaatattttttgataaattcaagaaaattcattatacgtttttttttaatttttttctcttattaagaaaaattttttatttaaaaaaatgggaGCACGAATTTATGGAAATGTCTCAAGGGTCATATGAAGTTCAAACTGGAcacatgtttattaatttttataatttaaaaaaatgctattgTGCGTTTTTTCTTATATGCGATGTGCT
Encoded here:
- the LOC142238795 gene encoding uncharacterized protein LOC142238795, with the translated sequence MENICGCRLTKVGLTIGWFTLIVGLIFGILLSVAFERLDYLVQIVERQILTPHTNLGIRNVVISVICLYFFLSVVDVITSFLLILGTVKKRHRLLIPWLVCFAIFIILNAALFMYILYLHLRQSMDFQTSTVNVTLILIGLGLVFDIVLWILIYMLLRQITSERNQSQQNLITDTVDPQDRWI